Proteins found in one Salvelinus alpinus chromosome 11, SLU_Salpinus.1, whole genome shotgun sequence genomic segment:
- the LOC139534712 gene encoding butyrophilin subfamily 1 member A1-like isoform X2 yields the protein MPPCVIEKDSSRALYTVMWLCILAAWCVSLSTATSDIFTCSVPEDPVSARLGHVATMPCWLTPSTNAEGLEVRWYRPKDFDNPVLLYSERKIQEASQQSQYVGRTSLGLREVTSEGLKGGDVTLKLVNVTLRDQGEYVCYISSNQDYETASVFLNVTVMGTPPLLSAVRTDADSVNVSCVSHGWKPRPRLQWSDGRQTLKPEKLDYSSGAHGLVSVRSWVLSSPSSAPWVSCSLVLSEGEELEGRVDLWNLGSVPETSSGLQTAVIILALVLLLSVVFVGVLYKKRGNKSTHVPNGDIETMRQAEDLVDIETIKTMRQAGVDVTLDPKTAPPYLTVGSNGKIVRDSLYNPCPPGEHAYILGTHGFTSGSNAYWEVGLGDQKVGVKESWWVGLASGSVKRQGDVPATPSNGFWFLSSDKEKGLRLNMNPNILLPANPRPQTVGVYLDYDQGVLSFINVKDNKHIVTVGAMFTGEVFPLFNPGKGDRAPMTISDVRHYKTEPGQVTVSETERHEETETDGDQAPMTILDVSHYKTEPVQVTVSEREGNVSPPAEEAETDGDQAPMTILDVSHYKTEPVPVSVSETERHEETETDGDQAPMTILDVSHYKTEPVKVTVSETERHEETETDGDQAPMKILDVSHYKTEPVSVSVSEREGNDAPPAEEAETDALLAFNQSRNHQTSESKDGL from the exons ACATTTTCACATGTTCGGTACCTGAGGATCCGGTCTCGGCTCGGTTGGGACATGTTGCCACCATGCCATGCTGGCTCACCCCTTCCACGAACGCAGAGGGTCTGGAGGTGCGTTGGTACCGGCCCAAAGATTTCGACAACCCGGTCTTGCTCTACAGCGAGAGAAAGATCCAGGAAGCCTCACAGCAGTCCCAATACGTGGGCCGCACCTCCCTAGGGCTCCGGGAGGTTACGTCAGAAGGGCTGAAGGGAGGGGATGTGACCTTGAAGCTGGTTAATGTCACTCTGAGAGACCAAGGGGAGTATGTGTGCTACATCAGCAGTAACCAGGACTATGAGACTGCCAGTGTCTTTCTCAACGTAACTG TGATGggcacccctcctctcctctcagcagtCAGAACAGATGCTGACTCTGTGAATGTGAGCTGTGTTTCCCATGGATGGAAGCCAAGGCCCAGGCTACAGTGGTCAGATGGGAGGCAGACTCTGAAACCTGAGAAGCTGGACTACAGCAGTGGTGCCCATGGTCTGGTGTCTGTCCGCAGCTgggtcctctcttccccctccagtGCTCCCTGGGTATCCTGTTCTCTGGTTCTGTCTGAAGGGGAGGAGTTGGAGGGAAGAGTGGACCTATGGAACCTTGGCTCTGTACCAG AGACTTCATCAGGACTGCAAACAGCTGTCATCATTTTAGCGCTGGTTCTGCTCCTGTCCGTTGTCTTCGTCGGTGTGCTCTACAAAAAGAGAG GAAACAAATCAACACATGTGCCTAACGGAG ATATAGAGACTATGAGACAAGCTGAAG ATTTAGTGGATATAGAGACAATAAAGACTATGAGACAAGCTGGAG TGGATGTCACATTGGATCCCAAGACAGCTCCTCCTTATCTGACAGTTGGTTCAAATGGTAAAATTGTGAGAGACAGTTTATATAATCCATGTCCTCCGGGTGAGCATGCTTATATACTTGGAACCCATGGTTTTACCTCGGGCAGCAATGCTTACTGGGAGGTGGGACTGGGTGATCAGAAGGTAGGCGTTAAAGAATCCTGGTGGGTTGGACTGGCAAGTGGGTCTGTTAAAAGACAAGGTGATGTACCAGCCACACCTTCCAATGGTTTCTGGTTCCTGTCCTCAGACAAAGAGAAAGGCTTACGGCTTAATATGAACCCCAACATCCTACTTCCTGCCAATCCTAGACCTCAGACAGTAGGTGTGTATTTGGACTATGACCAAGGAGTACTCTCTTTTATCAATGTAAAAGACAATAAACATATTGTCACTGTGGGAGCTATGTTCACAGGGGAGGTGTTTCCTCTTTTTAACCCAGGTAAAGGTGACAGAGCCCCTATGACGATATCAGATGTCAGACACTATAAAACAGAACCTGGACAAGTGACTGtttctgagacagagagacatgaagagactgAGACTGATGGTGACCAAGCCCCTATGACGATATTAGATGTCAGCCACTATAAAACAGAACCTGTACAAGTGACGGTTTCTGAAAGAGAGGGTAATGTCTCTCCACCTGCTGAAGAGGCTGAGACTGATGGTGACCAAGCCCCTATGACGATATTAGATGTCAGCCACTATAAAACAGAACCTGTACCAGTGTCTGtttctgagacagagagacatgaagagactgAGACTGATGGTGACCAAGCCCCTATGACGATATTAGATGTCAGCCACTATAAAACAGAACCTGTAAAAGTGACTGtttctgagacagagagacatgaagagactgAGACTGATGGTGACCAAGCCCCTATGAAGATATTAGATGTCAGCCACTATAAAACAGAACCTGTATCAGTGTCTGTTTCTGAAAGAGAGGGTAATGACGCTCCTCCTGCTGAAGAGGCTGAGACTGATGCCCTTCTAGCTTTTAACCAAAGTCGCAATCATCAGACTTCTGAATCCAAAGACGGTCTTTAA
- the LOC139534712 gene encoding butyrophilin subfamily 1 member A1-like isoform X1, whose product MPPCVIEKDSSRALYTVMWLCILAAWCVSLSTATSDIFTCSVPEDPVSARLGHVATMPCWLTPSTNAEGLEVRWYRPKDFDNPVLLYSERKIQEASQQSQYVGRTSLGLREVTSEGLKGGDVTLKLVNVTLRDQGEYVCYISSNQDYETASVFLNVTVMGTPPLLSAVRTDADSVNVSCVSHGWKPRPRLQWSDGRQTLKPEKLDYSSGAHGLVSVRSWVLSSPSSAPWVSCSLVLSEGEELEGRVDLWNLGSVPETSSGLQTAVIILALVLLLSVVFVGVLYKKRGNKSTHVPNGDIETMRQAEDIVDIETMRQAEDLVDIETIKTMRQAGVDVTLDPKTAPPYLTVGSNGKIVRDSLYNPCPPGEHAYILGTHGFTSGSNAYWEVGLGDQKVGVKESWWVGLASGSVKRQGDVPATPSNGFWFLSSDKEKGLRLNMNPNILLPANPRPQTVGVYLDYDQGVLSFINVKDNKHIVTVGAMFTGEVFPLFNPGKGDRAPMTISDVRHYKTEPGQVTVSETERHEETETDGDQAPMTILDVSHYKTEPVQVTVSEREGNVSPPAEEAETDGDQAPMTILDVSHYKTEPVPVSVSETERHEETETDGDQAPMTILDVSHYKTEPVKVTVSETERHEETETDGDQAPMKILDVSHYKTEPVSVSVSEREGNDAPPAEEAETDALLAFNQSRNHQTSESKDGL is encoded by the exons ACATTTTCACATGTTCGGTACCTGAGGATCCGGTCTCGGCTCGGTTGGGACATGTTGCCACCATGCCATGCTGGCTCACCCCTTCCACGAACGCAGAGGGTCTGGAGGTGCGTTGGTACCGGCCCAAAGATTTCGACAACCCGGTCTTGCTCTACAGCGAGAGAAAGATCCAGGAAGCCTCACAGCAGTCCCAATACGTGGGCCGCACCTCCCTAGGGCTCCGGGAGGTTACGTCAGAAGGGCTGAAGGGAGGGGATGTGACCTTGAAGCTGGTTAATGTCACTCTGAGAGACCAAGGGGAGTATGTGTGCTACATCAGCAGTAACCAGGACTATGAGACTGCCAGTGTCTTTCTCAACGTAACTG TGATGggcacccctcctctcctctcagcagtCAGAACAGATGCTGACTCTGTGAATGTGAGCTGTGTTTCCCATGGATGGAAGCCAAGGCCCAGGCTACAGTGGTCAGATGGGAGGCAGACTCTGAAACCTGAGAAGCTGGACTACAGCAGTGGTGCCCATGGTCTGGTGTCTGTCCGCAGCTgggtcctctcttccccctccagtGCTCCCTGGGTATCCTGTTCTCTGGTTCTGTCTGAAGGGGAGGAGTTGGAGGGAAGAGTGGACCTATGGAACCTTGGCTCTGTACCAG AGACTTCATCAGGACTGCAAACAGCTGTCATCATTTTAGCGCTGGTTCTGCTCCTGTCCGTTGTCTTCGTCGGTGTGCTCTACAAAAAGAGAG GAAACAAATCAACACATGTGCCTAACGGAG ATATAGAGACTATGAGACAAGCTGAAG ATATAGTGGATATAGAGACAATGAGACAAGCTGAAG ATTTAGTGGATATAGAGACAATAAAGACTATGAGACAAGCTGGAG TGGATGTCACATTGGATCCCAAGACAGCTCCTCCTTATCTGACAGTTGGTTCAAATGGTAAAATTGTGAGAGACAGTTTATATAATCCATGTCCTCCGGGTGAGCATGCTTATATACTTGGAACCCATGGTTTTACCTCGGGCAGCAATGCTTACTGGGAGGTGGGACTGGGTGATCAGAAGGTAGGCGTTAAAGAATCCTGGTGGGTTGGACTGGCAAGTGGGTCTGTTAAAAGACAAGGTGATGTACCAGCCACACCTTCCAATGGTTTCTGGTTCCTGTCCTCAGACAAAGAGAAAGGCTTACGGCTTAATATGAACCCCAACATCCTACTTCCTGCCAATCCTAGACCTCAGACAGTAGGTGTGTATTTGGACTATGACCAAGGAGTACTCTCTTTTATCAATGTAAAAGACAATAAACATATTGTCACTGTGGGAGCTATGTTCACAGGGGAGGTGTTTCCTCTTTTTAACCCAGGTAAAGGTGACAGAGCCCCTATGACGATATCAGATGTCAGACACTATAAAACAGAACCTGGACAAGTGACTGtttctgagacagagagacatgaagagactgAGACTGATGGTGACCAAGCCCCTATGACGATATTAGATGTCAGCCACTATAAAACAGAACCTGTACAAGTGACGGTTTCTGAAAGAGAGGGTAATGTCTCTCCACCTGCTGAAGAGGCTGAGACTGATGGTGACCAAGCCCCTATGACGATATTAGATGTCAGCCACTATAAAACAGAACCTGTACCAGTGTCTGtttctgagacagagagacatgaagagactgAGACTGATGGTGACCAAGCCCCTATGACGATATTAGATGTCAGCCACTATAAAACAGAACCTGTAAAAGTGACTGtttctgagacagagagacatgaagagactgAGACTGATGGTGACCAAGCCCCTATGAAGATATTAGATGTCAGCCACTATAAAACAGAACCTGTATCAGTGTCTGTTTCTGAAAGAGAGGGTAATGACGCTCCTCCTGCTGAAGAGGCTGAGACTGATGCCCTTCTAGCTTTTAACCAAAGTCGCAATCATCAGACTTCTGAATCCAAAGACGGTCTTTAA